Proteins from a genomic interval of Ramlibacter algicola:
- a CDS encoding FAD-binding protein, protein MMISGWGGYPVQDARVLQPLALSGFRECLEEPFIARGMGRSYGDSATAATVAQTGHVDRFIAFDEGTGLLTGEAGLTLRDILRRVVPRGWFLPVTPGTSYVTLAGAVASDVHGKNHHVAGTFGQHVVGLTLMLGTGEVVTASPSEHADLFHATCGGMGLTGVILTVTVRLIPIRSAQIRQSTLKATCLEHACELLDAHAGSTYSVAWIDCLASGKSLGRSVLALGEHAEEGGLAFQLPEPADVPFHAPSQVLNKVTMRAFNAVHYGSARPGMASVPFFPFFYPLDAVGQWNRLYGRRGFVQYQFALPRAGGLAVMRRVLEEIAGSGRASFLAVLKQLGPQNDNLLSFPIEGYTLALDFQLTATTVAFLRGLDDLVTAAGGRIYLAKDAVMAESTFKAGYPRWRQFEAVREKYGAIGRFRSAQSRRLGLQ, encoded by the coding sequence ATGATGATCAGCGGCTGGGGCGGCTATCCGGTCCAGGACGCCCGCGTCCTGCAACCGCTGGCGCTCAGCGGCTTCCGCGAGTGCCTGGAGGAGCCCTTCATCGCCCGCGGCATGGGCCGCAGCTACGGCGACAGCGCCACCGCCGCGACGGTCGCGCAGACCGGCCACGTCGACCGCTTCATCGCATTCGACGAAGGCACGGGCCTGCTCACCGGCGAAGCGGGCCTCACGTTGCGGGACATCCTGCGGCGGGTCGTGCCCAGGGGATGGTTCCTGCCGGTGACGCCCGGCACCAGCTACGTCACGCTGGCAGGCGCGGTCGCGAGCGACGTGCATGGCAAGAACCATCACGTGGCCGGCACGTTCGGCCAGCACGTGGTGGGCCTCACCTTGATGCTCGGCACCGGCGAGGTCGTGACGGCGTCGCCCAGCGAGCACGCGGACCTGTTCCATGCCACTTGCGGCGGGATGGGCCTGACGGGCGTGATCCTCACGGTCACCGTCCGGCTGATCCCGATCCGGTCCGCGCAGATCCGCCAGTCGACCCTCAAGGCGACGTGCCTCGAACACGCTTGCGAACTGCTCGACGCGCACGCCGGCTCGACCTACAGCGTGGCCTGGATCGATTGCCTCGCCAGCGGCAAGAGCCTGGGCCGGAGCGTGCTGGCGCTGGGCGAGCATGCCGAGGAGGGCGGGCTGGCGTTCCAGCTGCCGGAGCCCGCCGACGTGCCCTTCCACGCGCCGTCGCAGGTCCTGAACAAGGTGACGATGCGCGCGTTCAATGCGGTGCATTACGGCAGCGCGCGCCCGGGCATGGCCAGCGTTCCCTTCTTCCCGTTCTTCTATCCGCTCGACGCCGTCGGGCAGTGGAACAGGCTGTACGGCCGGCGCGGCTTCGTGCAGTACCAGTTCGCGCTGCCGCGTGCGGGCGGGCTGGCCGTCATGCGGCGCGTGCTCGAAGAGATCGCCGGCAGCGGCCGTGCGTCCTTCCTGGCGGTGCTGAAGCAACTGGGTCCGCAGAACGACAACCTCCTGTCGTTCCCGATCGAGGGCTACACCCTGGCCCTGGACTTTCAGCTGACCGCGACGACCGTCGCCTTCCTGCGCGGCCTGGACGACCTGGTCACCGCCGCGGGCGGACGCATCTACCTGGCCAAGGACGCCGTCATGGCGGAATCCACGTTCAAGGCCGGCTATCCGCGCTGGCGACAGTTCGAAGCGGTGCGGGAGAAGTACGGCGCGATCGGCCGGTTCCGTTCCGCGCAATCACGAAGGTTGGGCTTGCAATGA
- a CDS encoding GtrA family protein: MLYTLFAAISTAINLGAQMASMWIYGGPRAVEVSILVGTAAGLPLRYVLEKRFIFDFSSRSLVHDGQLFTLYSFMGVFTTLIFWSVEYAFHLAFGSASMRYAGAVVGLGIGFYVKYQLDKRYVFVSAPAARFP, from the coding sequence GTGCTTTACACGTTGTTCGCGGCGATCTCCACTGCGATCAACCTCGGTGCCCAGATGGCCAGCATGTGGATCTACGGCGGCCCCCGCGCGGTGGAAGTGTCGATCCTAGTGGGAACCGCCGCGGGCCTGCCGCTGCGCTACGTGCTGGAGAAGCGCTTCATCTTCGATTTCAGCAGCCGCAGCCTCGTGCACGACGGCCAGCTGTTCACGCTCTACAGCTTCATGGGCGTGTTCACCACGCTGATCTTCTGGAGCGTGGAGTACGCCTTCCATCTGGCCTTCGGCAGTGCCTCGATGCGCTATGCCGGTGCCGTCGTCGGCCTGGGGATCGGGTTCTACGTGAAGTACCAGCTGGACAAGCGCTACGTCTTCGTGAGCGCGCCGGCCGCGAGGTTCCCATGA